One Anoplopoma fimbria isolate UVic2021 breed Golden Eagle Sablefish chromosome 2, Afim_UVic_2022, whole genome shotgun sequence DNA window includes the following coding sequences:
- the nfat5b gene encoding LOW QUALITY PROTEIN: nuclear factor of activated T-cells 5 (The sequence of the model RefSeq protein was modified relative to this genomic sequence to represent the inferred CDS: inserted 1 base in 1 codon; deleted 2 bases in 1 codon) codes for MPSDFISLFSGDLDLNYPRSFYSKESAYDLLPRELQLPSSTQQSPKVMSQKSGGEAGPPPSAALASDAMSSSMTMEGPRSAFSTSSSPTMHSSASASDQNPIHSGNVDLEDARSSRVVPEVVGAEGGNVNGSGGGNCRSSGELGGVRGVTSQEAQQHHQMTPSKRRTVLNISPPPQDLFDDSRMSCQDETSLDSEQSNSIWMEDSLSNFSISSVSYNDNTEVPRKSRKRTPRQRPGPKSAGRGEASMDVFDADSAKGPHFVLSQLGPDNKTGSKGSSSNDPQTTSQKGGTLSMQYPQKSEGKEVKILVQPETQHRARYLTEGSRGSVKDRTQQGFPTVKLEGVNEPVVLQVFVGNDTGRVKPHGFYQACRVTGRNTTACKEVDIDGTTVIEVSLDPSTNMTQAVDCVGILKLRNADVEARIGVAGSKKKSTRARLVFRVNIPRPDGSVLILQTPSSPILCTQPAGVPEILKKSLHSCSVRGGEEVFIIGKNFLKDTKVIFQENVSDENSWKAEAEIDMELFHQNHVIVKVPPYQNQAITSSVCVGIYVVTNAGRSHDVQPFTYTPDSAKNDVPVKKEAPSPLKTCSFDEQIKVLDGALMPSMLPLVKREDVTPMEVTSNLQSSGVFKQTGDLCPAPQNPDMTAGHLNKNRPFSNNLSQPAGEPDQGQAPVFPNTEPLGTIQKQDIAATNSFSVPADSLLQQGSQQFLLEPREGLGQERPGNGSGAVGRLCGEPAPQQQQLPLFPPDEVAQLEEAVRQLKAKGFCNLPLQSDNSMAKQQQQQHIQHQQQIQKQQIQQQQIQQQQLQQQQVLENLQQQLFQSQIQMQCGMFQDAPQAKNAEQPGSSQGVVQNQGTLFQQAQQQQQQQQQQQQQQQQQQAALFQQASDLLSIQTNFLQQTPSHPSPPMFHNPGALAETQDPQGTLFQNTMTVLQSQDQQPSTPGLFLPQTSLSSQLTTSSAQQQQQQQQQQQQQLAFLSALQTPAPEPQSVFQAQTQLXPIQQRSPMEQQQPPSLSPTHSQPSASLFQNISPHPSANTLSPGQQQQAGLLFCNNPLPTPDQASSLLFSSQGQMPPLTSSSLVSQEPPNPSLLFSQASMVTVNQQDRSEPMALGNPADPRQQVIFQEQQPMQLGSSSNNRQEQPVGLFMPQSNMASLQGGLAAQELAQSAMFASQNGVANLQTTTSSPVQQPGTLFQTAVSGSINRPSQPQQPGLFLFGIQNECDQLMSTPGNTLSDQIIAISQSGQNQRESDAHIQSLLSQSLSQSGPVQNSMNASQNMEKMDDLLVSLQETGSNLTRSY; via the exons ATGCCCTCTGACTTTATCTCCCTTTTCAGCGGGGACCTCGACCTGAATTATCCCAGATCCTTCTACTCTAAAG AATCAGCGTATGACCTTCTTCCCAGAGAGCTACAGCTGCCTTCCTCCACTCAGCAGAGCCCAAAAGTCATGAGTCAAAAAAGCGGCGGAGAGGCAGGGCCTCCCCCTTCAGCTGCGCTAGCATCAG ATGCCATGTCCTCCTCTATGACCATGGAAGGCCCCCGCAGTGCTTTTTCCACCTCTTCCAGCCCCACCATGCATTCCAGTGCTTCAGCCAGTGACCAGAACCCAATCCACAGCGGCAATGTTGACCTGGAGGACGCCAGGAGCAGCCGAGTGGTTCCAGAGGTTGTTGGAGCAGAAGGTGGGAACGTTAACGGCAGCGGTGGCGGTAACTGCAGGAGTAGCGGTGAGCTAGGAGGAGTAAGAGGCGTAACATCCCAGGAGGCACAGCAACATCATCAGATGACCCCATCTAAGCGCCGCACTGTCCTCAACATCTCTCCACCTCCACAAGACCTGTTTGATGACAGCCGGATGTCTTGCCAGGATGAAACATCCCTGGACTCAGAGCAGAGTAACAGCATCTGGATGGAAGACTCTCTCTCCAACTTCAGCATCAGCTCTGTCTCTTACAATGACAACACAGAGGTGCCACGAAAGTCACGCAAACGAACCCCTCGGCAGAGGCCTGGTCCTAAGTCTGCAGGACGTGGGGAAGCCAGCATGGACGTGTTCGATGCAGACAGTGCCAAAGGTCCACACTTTGTCCTGTCACAGCTAGGCCCCGACAACAAGACTGGATCCAAAGGAAG CAGCTCTAATGATCCTCAGACAACGAGCCAGAAAGGAGGAACTCTTTCGATGCAATACCCACAGAAGAGTGAGGGGAAGGAGGTGAAGATACTCGTCCAGCCAGAGACTCAGCACCGAGCCCGCTATCTGACTGAAGGCAGCAGAGGTTCAGTGAAGGACCGCACTCAGCAGGGCTTTCCCACCGTAAAG CTGGAGGGAGTGAATGAGCCAGTGGTCTTGCAGGTGTTTGTGGGCAACGACACTGGGCGTGTCAAGCCTCATGGATTTTATCAAGCTTGCAGGGTGACCGGCCGCAACACCACAGCCTGCAAAGAGGTGGACATTGATGGCACAACTGTCATCGAGGTGTCCCTCGATCCAAGCACCAACATGACACAAGc GGTGGACTGTGTCGGGATCTTGAAGCTCCGTAATGCTGATGTGGAAGCTCGTATTGGCGTGGCAGGATCGAAGAAGAAAAGCACACGAGCTCGACTTGTGTTTCGGGTCAACATCCCCCGTCCAGATGGATCAGTGCTCATACTACAAACTCCCTCTTCTCCAATCCTGTGTA CTCAGCCTGCAGGAGTGCCTGAAATCCTGAAGAAGTCACTACACAGTTGTTCAgtgagaggtggagaggaggtcTTTATCATCGGCAAAAACTTTCTTAAAGACACCAAAGTCATATTTCAGGAGAATGTCTCTG ATGAGAATTCATGGAAAGCAGAGGCTGAAATTGACATGGAGCTGTTTCACCAG AATCACGTGATAGTGAAGGTTCCTCCGTACCAGAACCAAGCCATCACctcttcagtgtgtgtggggATCTATGTGGTGACGAATGCTGGGAGATCCCATGATGTTCAGCCCTTCACCTACACTCCAGATTCAG CAAAAAATGATGTTCCTGTGAAGAAAGAAGCGCCCTCTCCATTGAAGACTTGTTCATTTGATGAACAAATTAAag TTCTAGATGGTGCCTTAATGCCTTCGATGTTGCCTTTAGTGAAAAGAGAAGATGTCACTCCGATGGAGGTCACCAGCAACCTCCAATCTTCTGGTGTATTTAAG cagACCGGTGACCTCTGTCCAGCCCCGCAGAACCCAGACATGACTGCAGGTcatctaaacaaaaacagaccaTTCTCCAACAACCTGTCTCAGCCTGCAGGGGAACCTGACCAAGGCCAGGCTCCTGTTTTTCCCAACACAGAGCCCTTAGGCACTATTCAGAAGCAGGACATTGCAGCCACCAACTCCTTCTCTGTGCCGGCTGACTCTCTGCTCCAGCAGGGATCGCAGCAGTTCCTCCTGGAGCCCAGAGAGGGCCTCGGACAGGAGAGGCCCGGCAACGGCTCTGGAGCTGTGGGGAGACTGTGTGGAGAACCTGCACCTCAACAGCAGCAACTGCCTCTTTTCCCCCCAGACGAAGTAGCCCAGCTGGAGGAGGCAGTGAGGCAGCTTAAAGCCAAAGGTTTCTGTAACTTACCACTTCAGTCTGACAACTCAATGGctaaacaacagcagcagcaacacatccagcaccaacaacagatccaaaaacagcaaattcagcagcaacaaatccagcagcaacagcttcaacagcagcaggttttggagaatttacagcagcagctgtttcaGTCGCAGATTCAGATGCAGTGTGGCATGTTTCAGGACGCCCCTCAGGCTAAGAACGCAGAGCAGCCGGGCTCATCACAGGGAGTGGTGCAAAACCAGGGGACTCTTTTCCAAcaggcccagcagcagcagcagcagcagcaacaacaacagcagcagcagcagcagcaacaagcaGCTCTCTTTCAGCAAGCGAGTGACCTGCTCTCAATTCAGACCAACTTCCTCCAGCAGACCCCCTCACACCCTTCACCACCCATGTTCCACAACCCCGGTGCTTTGGCTGAAACACAAGATCCACAGGGAACTCTCTTCCAAAACACCATGACAGTTCTACAGTCTCAGGACCAGCAGCCCTCAACCCCTGGACTTTTCCTCCCTCAGACATCCCTGTCCTCTCAGCTCACAACCAGTAGTGctcaacaacagcaacaacaacagcagcagcagcagcagcagctggccTTCCTCAGTGCTCTACAAACGCCTGCCCCTGAACCACAATCAGTATTTCAGGCTCAAACCCAGC CCCCCATCCAACAGAGAAGCCCcatggagcagcagcagccccccAGCCTCAGCCCCACACACAGCCAGCCCAGC GCTTCCCTGTTTCAGAACATCTCCCCACATCCATCTGCAAACACACTTTCTccaggacagcagcagcaggctggcCTACTGTTCTGCAACAACCCCCTGCCCACTCCAGATCAGGCCTCCAGCCTCCTGTTCAGCAGCCAGGGCCAGATGCCACCGCTGACCAGCAGCAGTTTAGTTTCCCAAGAGCCTCCGAACCCTTCTCTGCTCTTTTCCCAAGCCAGCATGGTGACAGTAAACCAGCAGGATCGCTCTGAGCCCATGGCTTTAGGGAACCCTGCCGACCCCCGACAGCAAGTCATATTTCAGGAGCAACAGCCGATGCAGCTGGGCAGCAGCTCAAACAACCGGCAGGAGCAGCCTGTGGGCCTCTTCATGCCTCAGTCTAACATGGCTTCTCTGCAGGGGGGACTGGCTGCTCAGGAGCTTGCACAGTCAGCCATGTTTGCCTCACAGAATGGCGTGGCGAACCTCCAAACAACCACCTCTTCCCCTGTTCAACAGCCAGGGACTCTGTTTCAGACTGCTGTCAGTGGGAGCATCAATCGGCCCAGCCAGCCTCAACAACCTGGCCTATTCCTTTTTGGGATTCAGAACG AATGTGACCAGCTGATGAGTACTCCTGGAAACACACTGTCAGATCAGATTATAGCCATCAGCCAGTCTGGTCAGAACCAAAGAGAAAGTGACGCTCACATCCAGTCTCTGCTCAGCCAGTCCCTGTCTCAATCTGGGCCCGTGCAGAATAGCATGAATGCCTCTCAGAACATGGAGAAGATGGATGACCTGTTGGTCAGCCTGCAGGAAACCGGCAGCAACTTAACTCGCTCATACTAA